A window of Planctomycetota bacterium genomic DNA:
GACACCGGATCGAAGTCCGCACGCCGCTCATCGAATTGACCAAGGCCGACATCGTCACGCTCGGCACCAGACTCGGCGTCGACTACAGCCAGACCGTCACTTGCTACGACCCGACGCCCGATGGCTTGGCCTGCGGAGCGTGCGATGCGTGCCGGCTGCGTCGACAAGGCTTCAAGTGCGCCGGGCTTCCCGATCCGACGCGCTACGTCTGACGATCAATCGCCGAGTTCGACGATGATCTCGTGTGGCTGTTGGTCCTCCTGAAGTGGAATGACGTCGCCATCGATCGCC
This region includes:
- a CDS encoding 7-cyano-7-deazaguanine synthase, with protein sequence HRIEVRTPLIELTKADIVTLGTRLGVDYSQTVTCYDPTPDGLACGACDACRLRRQGFKCAGLPDPTRYV